One genomic region from Vibrio sp. STUT-A11 encodes:
- a CDS encoding SOS response-associated peptidase, giving the protein MCGRLNVINEPLCEIVSEQLGISFKTDTNRDLSPTQIVSVVGLLHGELQQLDLPWGIKPDWANNLIFNAKAETVAVKATFAHAFEFNRVIVPCSGWYEWKEENDKKTKYLFSLGESNVLYMAGIALNDGKDLVTLTTEPNEQCSEFHHRMPLLITNDEVLNWISGEGKSVYKLLDNQFSETLTIKG; this is encoded by the coding sequence CGAAATTGTTTCTGAACAGCTTGGGATCAGTTTTAAAACGGATACTAATAGAGACCTTAGCCCGACACAGATTGTTTCTGTCGTTGGGCTATTGCACGGTGAACTTCAACAACTTGACTTACCCTGGGGTATAAAACCTGATTGGGCAAATAACCTTATCTTTAATGCTAAAGCCGAAACCGTCGCAGTTAAGGCAACATTTGCTCATGCATTTGAATTTAACAGAGTCATTGTTCCATGTTCGGGCTGGTATGAGTGGAAAGAAGAAAACGACAAAAAGACCAAATATCTATTCAGCCTTGGCGAGAGCAATGTTTTATATATGGCAGGTATTGCTTTGAATGATGGAAAAGATCTTGTCACATTAACAACAGAGCCAAATGAACAATGCAGCGAATTTCATCATCGTATGCCTTTGTTGATAACAAATGATGAAGTCTTGAACTGGATAAGTGGAGAGGGCAAAAGCGTATATAAGCTGCTAGATAATCAATTTAGTGAAACGTTGACGATAAAAGGTTAG
- a CDS encoding TRAP transporter large permease has translation MTIALIGFAVLMILILLRMPIAFAMGVVGFIGYAALGDWNFNGALTISAKRLIDTAQDYGLSVIPMFILMGNLITRAGMSQELYRACYAFLGHYRGGLAMATVAACGGFSAISGSSLATSATMAKVAMPSMRKYGYSDGLAAASIAAGGTLGILIPPSVILIIYGVLTEQSIRDLFAAGFIPGMLGIFMYLLATKYVVWRNPNAGPKGEKMSKEDKKAALKSVSGILGLFALVMGGIYLGAFTPTEAAGIGAGGAFAIALYRRSLTLIVLKEILIDTARTSTMLFGVIIGALIYSNFVNRTGLPHELVTWMSSFGAEPIYVILAIMGIYILLGTVFESLSMLLLTVPVFYPLVASLGFDLVWFGIVVVVVTEISLITPPVGLNIFVLSSVVKDIKTSTIFKGVTPYWCADIVRLLLLLLIPPLSLWLPSIM, from the coding sequence ATGACTATTGCCTTAATTGGTTTCGCAGTACTGATGATACTAATACTGTTAAGAATGCCGATCGCGTTTGCAATGGGTGTGGTGGGATTTATAGGTTATGCAGCTTTGGGGGACTGGAATTTTAATGGCGCACTAACTATCAGTGCTAAGCGACTGATCGACACAGCGCAGGATTACGGTTTGTCGGTCATTCCTATGTTCATTCTGATGGGGAACTTAATCACTCGAGCGGGAATGTCTCAAGAACTGTACCGAGCTTGTTATGCGTTTTTGGGTCACTATCGAGGGGGATTAGCAATGGCGACCGTAGCAGCGTGTGGTGGCTTCTCTGCCATTTCTGGCTCTAGCTTGGCGACATCGGCAACCATGGCTAAGGTTGCCATGCCTTCGATGAGAAAGTATGGATATTCAGATGGCTTAGCTGCAGCTTCCATTGCGGCTGGTGGAACGCTAGGGATCTTGATCCCGCCAAGTGTCATTCTGATCATCTATGGCGTACTCACCGAACAGAGCATTCGTGACCTATTCGCAGCAGGATTTATCCCGGGCATGCTTGGTATCTTCATGTACCTTTTAGCAACAAAATACGTTGTATGGCGCAACCCAAATGCAGGCCCTAAAGGTGAAAAGATGTCTAAGGAAGATAAAAAAGCCGCGCTGAAGTCTGTCTCGGGTATTCTTGGATTATTCGCACTGGTGATGGGTGGAATATATCTGGGCGCTTTTACCCCTACAGAAGCGGCTGGTATTGGTGCCGGTGGTGCCTTTGCTATTGCACTCTACCGCCGCTCTCTCACCCTCATAGTGCTTAAAGAGATCCTGATTGATACCGCGAGAACTTCAACCATGCTGTTTGGGGTCATTATCGGTGCGCTAATTTATTCCAACTTTGTAAACCGTACTGGTTTGCCACATGAGCTCGTCACCTGGATGTCGTCTTTCGGCGCAGAACCAATCTATGTCATTCTGGCTATCATGGGGATTTACATCCTACTCGGCACGGTGTTCGAAAGTCTGTCGATGCTTCTGCTGACAGTTCCAGTGTTCTACCCATTGGTTGCAAGCTTAGGCTTTGATCTGGTCTGGTTTGGTATTGTGGTCGTGGTTGTCACTGAGATCAGTCTTATTACCCCTCCGGTAGGATTAAACATTTTTGTGCTCAGTAGCGTCGTCAAAGACATCAAAACCAGCACGATATTCAAAGGCGTCACTCCTTATTGGTGCGCAGATATCGTTAGATTACTGTTGTTACTACTTATTCCGCCATTGTCTCTATGGCTCCCAAGTATCATGTGA
- a CDS encoding TRAP transporter small permease gives MMNNSLIWFTKSWESTAQLLDKFLKLCACLILLSMMLLTCIDVVGRYLFEKPVTGSVELTELLLGALIFSTMPLVTWRKEHISVDLADSIIPRKVKNIRDMGFDAVVSLCLSVMGFKVWELGDRALMYGEMTEYLEIPTYYFVYFLAISCWLTAITSLVLVVTRIFNKEYLNQRD, from the coding sequence ATGATGAACAACTCATTAATTTGGTTTACCAAAAGTTGGGAGTCTACTGCCCAACTTTTGGATAAGTTTCTGAAGCTGTGTGCGTGTCTGATATTACTCTCAATGATGCTGCTTACCTGTATCGATGTAGTAGGACGCTACCTGTTTGAAAAGCCAGTAACCGGAAGTGTAGAACTCACAGAGTTACTTTTAGGTGCGCTCATTTTCTCTACGATGCCGTTGGTGACATGGCGTAAAGAGCACATAAGCGTTGACCTGGCCGATAGCATCATTCCCAGAAAGGTAAAAAACATACGCGATATGGGGTTTGATGCCGTGGTTTCTCTTTGTCTCTCAGTTATGGGATTCAAAGTCTGGGAACTGGGTGACCGAGCACTGATGTACGGCGAGATGACCGAATATCTCGAAATCCCAACCTATTATTTTGTCTATTTTCTGGCTATTTCATGCTGGCTAACCGCAATCACTTCGCTTGTTTTAGTGGTTACGCGAATCTTTAACAAAGAGTATTTAAATCAGAGGGATTGA
- a CDS encoding TRAP transporter substrate-binding protein: MFKSTVAKGLAGLLASTLLVSHSAQAQTHELKIATWLSPMQTMNADVLPTWGKWIEEATDGRVTIKLEYDLAHPKSLVELVEDGAVDAAWTFHGYLPGRFRLTQIAELPGNKAGGEAASVAHWRVNEKYFKNSFEYNGVELAGVFVHGPGQVHMREPIESLKDLKGKKMRVGGGISTEVGNLLGVSGVSAPATKAYEMLSQGVADGLFMQMDMMKAARFKDVAPYSYKLPTGLYLGSFGIFISPQFMEKLSEEDRQAIRSVSGEKLSALAGRYWSKADEIGEADIISSGSKVENLSDEDVQYYEQLTQGLDDKWVKSVKSRKVDAPAALTEFRKIVNDYEPIEL, translated from the coding sequence ATGTTTAAATCAACCGTAGCTAAAGGCCTGGCAGGATTGCTCGCTTCCACTCTATTGGTGAGTCACAGTGCTCAAGCACAAACGCACGAACTAAAAATCGCAACATGGCTCAGTCCAATGCAGACAATGAATGCTGATGTACTGCCAACTTGGGGGAAATGGATAGAAGAAGCCACTGATGGACGTGTCACGATTAAACTGGAATACGACTTGGCTCACCCCAAAAGTCTTGTTGAATTAGTCGAAGATGGCGCGGTTGATGCCGCTTGGACATTTCATGGTTACCTCCCAGGGCGTTTTCGTTTAACTCAAATTGCTGAGCTTCCGGGCAACAAGGCCGGTGGTGAAGCCGCTTCTGTCGCTCACTGGCGCGTTAACGAGAAATACTTTAAAAACTCATTTGAATACAACGGAGTTGAACTGGCCGGGGTATTTGTTCATGGACCAGGACAAGTCCATATGCGTGAGCCTATCGAATCTCTTAAAGATCTGAAAGGCAAAAAAATGCGTGTAGGTGGTGGTATTTCCACTGAAGTAGGTAACCTTCTGGGAGTCTCGGGAGTAAGCGCACCTGCGACAAAAGCGTATGAGATGCTATCGCAAGGTGTAGCAGATGGTCTGTTCATGCAAATGGACATGATGAAAGCCGCTCGCTTTAAAGATGTCGCACCATACAGCTACAAGCTACCAACTGGTTTATATCTCGGTTCATTTGGCATTTTCATCAGTCCTCAATTTATGGAAAAACTCTCTGAAGAAGATCGTCAGGCAATCAGAAGCGTATCTGGCGAAAAGTTATCCGCACTTGCCGGCCGTTACTGGTCTAAAGCCGACGAAATTGGTGAAGCTGATATTATCTCGTCAGGCAGCAAAGTAGAGAACTTGTCTGATGAAGATGTTCAATACTATGAGCAACTGACTCAAGGTCTAGACGATAAATGGGTGAAATCGGTTAAGTCACGTAAAGTCGACGCCCCAGCAGCATTAACCGAGTTCAGAAAAATCGTTAATGACTACGAGCCAATCGAGCTTTAG
- the paaZ gene encoding phenylacetic acid degradation bifunctional protein PaaZ — protein MEQLTSYVAGEWYFGSGKPRVVSSAITSEALYQVNADGMDSSKVLEYGRERGTKALSKMTFLERANMIKDLAKYLLSRKEEFYALSQHTGATRMDSWIDIEGGVSTLFNYSSLANRELPNDTIWPEDELLPLSKEGGFAARHFLTSKTGVALHINAYNFPCWGMLEKLAPTWLGGVAAIVKPATETAYLTQAMVKAMQDSGIVPEGAIQVICGSVGDMFEHLEYQDVVTFTGSAQTGQMLRSHPSITQKSIPFTMEADSLNCAILGADVTPDMPEFALFVREVAREMTVKAGQKCTAIRRAIVPEHLIDEVATALTSKLEKVVVGDPAIEGVKMGALVSKSQLDDVKEKVTTLSNYCDVLTGGNTSDMSVQGPSEGAFYPPTLLRCNNPHEVEEVHSVEAFGPVCTLMPYSDLSDAAVLAKKGQGSLVGSIVTASVSVAAQLALEIGSSHGRLHVLNEESSKESTGHGSPLPMLVHGGPGRAGGGEEMGGLRGVKHYMQRTAIQGSPTMLAKIGREWVRGAETVSEPIHPFKKYFEDLQIGETLTTARRTITEADIVNFGCLSGDHFYAHMDKIAAKDSMFGERVAHGYFVISAAAGLFVEAAPGPVLANYGMEGLRFIEPVKIGDTIQVHLTCKKKIKKRQRSAEEQAQGVVAWDVEVCNQEGKPVALYTILTLVARQQGDF, from the coding sequence ATGGAACAATTAACCAGTTACGTAGCCGGAGAATGGTATTTTGGAAGTGGGAAGCCACGTGTGGTTTCAAGTGCAATTACCAGTGAAGCGTTGTATCAGGTCAATGCGGATGGCATGGATTCTTCTAAGGTCCTGGAATACGGAAGAGAGCGAGGCACTAAAGCGCTTTCCAAAATGACGTTCTTAGAACGTGCCAATATGATCAAAGATTTGGCTAAGTACCTGCTTTCCAGAAAGGAAGAATTTTACGCGCTTTCACAACACACTGGCGCAACGAGAATGGATTCTTGGATTGATATTGAAGGGGGTGTCAGTACCTTGTTCAATTACTCTAGTCTTGCCAACCGTGAGCTACCGAACGACACCATTTGGCCGGAAGATGAATTACTGCCTCTTTCTAAGGAAGGCGGCTTCGCGGCTCGGCACTTTCTGACTAGTAAAACGGGCGTAGCTCTTCACATTAATGCGTACAACTTTCCTTGCTGGGGTATGTTAGAGAAGCTTGCGCCGACATGGTTAGGCGGTGTGGCGGCGATAGTTAAGCCGGCAACAGAAACCGCATATCTGACGCAAGCAATGGTTAAAGCGATGCAAGACAGCGGTATTGTGCCTGAAGGGGCTATTCAGGTTATCTGTGGCTCTGTCGGCGACATGTTCGAGCACCTCGAGTATCAAGATGTCGTAACATTCACTGGTTCAGCGCAAACAGGTCAAATGCTGCGCTCTCACCCTTCGATCACGCAGAAATCTATTCCATTCACGATGGAAGCTGACTCGTTGAACTGTGCCATTTTAGGTGCTGATGTTACGCCTGATATGCCGGAGTTCGCGCTGTTTGTACGTGAAGTGGCTCGCGAGATGACAGTGAAAGCAGGACAAAAATGTACCGCGATTCGCCGTGCCATAGTACCCGAACATTTGATTGATGAAGTTGCAACTGCACTAACGTCAAAACTCGAGAAAGTTGTCGTCGGTGACCCTGCAATTGAAGGCGTTAAGATGGGCGCGTTGGTGAGTAAAAGCCAACTAGACGACGTCAAAGAAAAAGTCACAACGTTATCCAATTATTGCGATGTACTGACGGGTGGAAATACGTCAGACATGAGTGTTCAGGGCCCAAGTGAGGGCGCTTTCTATCCGCCAACTCTGCTTCGCTGCAACAACCCTCATGAGGTAGAGGAAGTCCATTCTGTCGAGGCATTTGGTCCGGTATGTACACTTATGCCATACAGCGACCTTAGCGATGCAGCAGTGTTAGCCAAAAAAGGTCAGGGCAGCTTAGTAGGCAGTATCGTTACCGCTTCGGTCAGTGTCGCTGCTCAGCTTGCACTTGAAATTGGTTCGTCGCACGGCCGTTTACACGTATTGAATGAAGAATCATCCAAGGAGTCTACTGGTCATGGCTCTCCGCTGCCAATGCTTGTTCATGGTGGTCCGGGACGTGCTGGTGGCGGTGAAGAAATGGGTGGGTTGCGTGGAGTAAAACATTACATGCAGCGCACCGCGATTCAAGGCTCACCAACCATGCTGGCTAAAATAGGTCGAGAGTGGGTTCGCGGGGCTGAAACGGTCTCTGAACCTATACATCCGTTCAAAAAGTACTTCGAAGATCTGCAAATCGGCGAAACCCTTACGACAGCAAGAAGAACGATAACAGAAGCGGATATTGTTAACTTTGGTTGTTTGAGTGGTGATCACTTCTATGCACATATGGATAAGATTGCGGCAAAAGACTCCATGTTTGGTGAAAGGGTTGCGCACGGGTACTTCGTCATTTCAGCCGCTGCAGGTCTGTTTGTGGAAGCCGCACCAGGGCCTGTCCTCGCCAACTATGGAATGGAAGGACTGAGGTTTATCGAGCCGGTTAAAATCGGCGATACCATTCAGGTTCATTTGACGTGTAAGAAGAAAATTAAGAAGCGCCAGCGTTCTGCTGAAGAACAGGCACAGGGTGTTGTGGCCTGGGATGTCGAAGTGTGCAATCAGGAAGGAAAGCCCGTTGCACTTTATACGATCCTTACCTTAGTCGCGAGACAGCAAGGTGACTTTTAA